From Dioscorea cayenensis subsp. rotundata cultivar TDr96_F1 chromosome 13, TDr96_F1_v2_PseudoChromosome.rev07_lg8_w22 25.fasta, whole genome shotgun sequence, the proteins below share one genomic window:
- the LOC120274884 gene encoding probable protein phosphatase 2C 78: protein MLGSCCGGMGWWGAGGDELQWHLELKPHTSGDFSIAVAQANVVLEDQSQVMSSPSATLVGVYDGHGGPEASRFVNSRLFSHLHKFASEHGAFSEEVMRKAFDVTEQEFVHLVRRSWVSRPQLASVGSCCLVGAIANGVLYVANLGDSRAVLGRRATNGRGVVAERLSSDHNVAVEEVRKELREQHPDDPHIVVYNRGIWRIKGIIQVSRSIGDVYLKRPELSREPLFQRYVCPVPLKRPVMSAEPSIRVRKLMSDDLFMIFASDGLWEQLTDDAVVEIVSRNPRSGIAKRLVRAALDETARKREIRYNDIIKIEKGTRRHFHDDITVIVIYLDQHRNNASRSKCNTFDYTNAPIDIFSLNSDCEAEDPGIVI, encoded by the exons ATGCTTGGATCGTGTTGCGGGGGCATGGGATGGTGGGGAGCCGGCGGCGATGAGTTGCAGTGGCATTTGGAGCTCAAACCTCACACATCGGGGGACTTCTCTATTGCGGTCGCGCAGGCGAACGTTGTGCTTGAAGACCAGAGCCAGGTGATGTCCTCTCCCTCGGCAACGCTTGTCGGCGTTTACGATGGTCATGGGGGCCCGGAGGCCTCGCGTTTTGTTAATAGCCGCCTTTTTTCTCATTTGCATA AGTTTGCTTCAGAGCATGGTGCGTTTTCGGAAGAGGTAATGCGAAAGGCATTCGATGTAACAGAGCAGGAGTTTGTGCATTTAGTGAGGCGGTCATGGGTGTCAAGGCCGCAGCTTGCATCAGTGGGTTCATGCTGCCTTGTTGGGGCTATTGCAAATGGTGTTCTCTATGTGGCAAACCTTGGAGACTCCAGGGCAGTGCTTGGCAGACGAGCGACAAATGGGAGAGGGGTTGTGGCAGAGCGGTTGTCGAGTGACCACAATGTTGCTGTGGAGGAGGTCAGAAAAGAACTCAGAGAACAGCATCCGGATGACCCTCACATTGTTGTATATAACCGCGGGATTTGGAGGATTAAGGGGATTATACAG GTTTCAAGGTCAATTGGTGATGTCTACCTGAAGAGACCTGAGCTAAGTAGAGAGCCGTTATTCCAACGGTATGTCTGTCCCGTTCCACTCAAACGGCCCGTCATGTCTGCTGAGCCATCGATCAGAGTTCGTAAGCTCATGAGTGATGACTTGTTCATGATATTCGCATCAGATGGTCTCTGGGAACAATTAACTGATGACGCTGTGGTAGAAATAGTATCCAGAAACCCGCGTTCG GGTATCGCAAAGAGACTAGTGAGAGCTGCACTCGATGAAACTGCAAGAAAAAGGGAAATCAGATACAATGACATAATAAAGATTGAGAAAGGAACAAGACGGCATTTCCATGACGACATCACAGTTATAGTTATCTATCTCGATCAGCACCGCAACAATGCATCCCGTTCAAAGTGCAACACCTTCGACTACACGAATGCACCTATCGATATCTTCTCGCTCAATTCTGATTGTGAAGCTGAAGATCCTGGTATCGTCATATAG
- the LOC120274553 gene encoding probable esterase D14L isoform X1 — protein sequence MGVVEEAHNVRVVGSGERTIVLAHGFGTDQSVWKHLVPHLVNEYRVVLFDNMGSGPTNPDYFDFERYASLQGYVLDLFAIFEELAITSPVIYVGHSVSGAIGLIASIHRPELFSKIVLISTSPSRFINDVDYYGGFDKEDLDQVFDAMNKNYKSWASGWAPLCVGGDMESVAVQEFSRTLFNIRPDIALSVAQTVLHSDLRGILGLVSVPCHILQSTKDVSVPVVVSKYLHKHLGAESIVEIMPSEGHLPQLSSPDIVISVILRHIRFDILKPETMKPSA from the exons ATGGGGGTCGTGGAGGAGGCGCACAACGTGCGGGTGGTGGGCAGTGGTGAGCGCACCATCGTGCTCGCACACGGCTTCGGCACGGACCAATCGGTGTGGAAGCACCTCGTGCCGCACCTCGTCAATGAGTACCGCGTCGTCCTCTTCGATAACATGGGCTCCGGCCCGACCAACCCCGACTACTTCGACTTCGAGCGCTACGCGAGTCTCCAGGGCTACGTACTCGATTTGTTCGCCATTTTCGAAGAGCTTGCCATCACCTCTCCCGTCATCTACGTTGGCCACTCCGTCTCCGGCGCCATAGGTCTTATCGCCTCAATTCATCGCCCTGAACTCTTCTCTAAGATCGTCCTTATCTCCACCTCGCCAAG CAGGTTCATCAATGATGTCGATTACTACGGAGGGTTTGACAAAGAAGATCTGGACCAGGTTTTCGATGCCATGAATAAGAACTACAAGTCCTGGGCATCCGGGTGGGCACCACTCTGCGTCGGAGGAGACATGGAATCGGTTGCAGTCCAGGAATTTAGCCGCACACTCTTCAACATCCGTCCCGACATCGCTCTGAGTGTGGCTCAAACCGTATTACATTCTGACTTGAGAGGCATTCTGGGTCTCGTCTCGGTCCCATGCCACATCCTTCAGAGCACCAAGGACGTCTCAGTCCCTGTGGTGGTCTCCAAATACTTACACAAGCATCTCGGAGCTGAATCTATTGTCGAGATCATGCCTTCCGAAGGCCATCTCCCGCAGCTGAGCTCTCCCGATATCGTTATTTCTGTTATCCTTAGGCACATTCGCTTCGATATATTGAAACCTGAGACGATGAAGCCTAGTGCTTGA
- the LOC120274553 gene encoding probable esterase D14L isoform X2 produces the protein MGVVEEAHNVRVVGSGERTIVLAHGFGTDQSVWKHLVPHLVNEYRVVLFDNMGSGPTNPDYFDFERYASLQGYVLDLFAIFEELAITSPVIYVGHSVSGAIGLIASIHRPELFSKIVLISTSPRFINDVDYYGGFDKEDLDQVFDAMNKNYKSWASGWAPLCVGGDMESVAVQEFSRTLFNIRPDIALSVAQTVLHSDLRGILGLVSVPCHILQSTKDVSVPVVVSKYLHKHLGAESIVEIMPSEGHLPQLSSPDIVISVILRHIRFDILKPETMKPSA, from the exons ATGGGGGTCGTGGAGGAGGCGCACAACGTGCGGGTGGTGGGCAGTGGTGAGCGCACCATCGTGCTCGCACACGGCTTCGGCACGGACCAATCGGTGTGGAAGCACCTCGTGCCGCACCTCGTCAATGAGTACCGCGTCGTCCTCTTCGATAACATGGGCTCCGGCCCGACCAACCCCGACTACTTCGACTTCGAGCGCTACGCGAGTCTCCAGGGCTACGTACTCGATTTGTTCGCCATTTTCGAAGAGCTTGCCATCACCTCTCCCGTCATCTACGTTGGCCACTCCGTCTCCGGCGCCATAGGTCTTATCGCCTCAATTCATCGCCCTGAACTCTTCTCTAAGATCGTCCTTATCTCCACCTCGCCAAG GTTCATCAATGATGTCGATTACTACGGAGGGTTTGACAAAGAAGATCTGGACCAGGTTTTCGATGCCATGAATAAGAACTACAAGTCCTGGGCATCCGGGTGGGCACCACTCTGCGTCGGAGGAGACATGGAATCGGTTGCAGTCCAGGAATTTAGCCGCACACTCTTCAACATCCGTCCCGACATCGCTCTGAGTGTGGCTCAAACCGTATTACATTCTGACTTGAGAGGCATTCTGGGTCTCGTCTCGGTCCCATGCCACATCCTTCAGAGCACCAAGGACGTCTCAGTCCCTGTGGTGGTCTCCAAATACTTACACAAGCATCTCGGAGCTGAATCTATTGTCGAGATCATGCCTTCCGAAGGCCATCTCCCGCAGCTGAGCTCTCCCGATATCGTTATTTCTGTTATCCTTAGGCACATTCGCTTCGATATATTGAAACCTGAGACGATGAAGCCTAGTGCTTGA
- the LOC120274878 gene encoding probable esterase D14L — protein MGVVEEAHNVRVVGSGERTIVLAHGFGTDQSVWKHLVPHLVNEYRVVLFDNMGAGPTNPDYFDFERYASLQGYVLDLLAIFEELVITSPVIYVGHSVSGAIGLIASIHRPDLFSKIVLISASPRYINDVDYYGGFDQEELDQLFDAMKQNYKSWASGWAPLCVGGDMESVAVQEFSRTLFNIRPDIALSVAQTIFQSDLRGILGLVSVPCHILQSTKDLAVPIVISEYLHKHLGGDSIVEVMPSDGHLPQLSSPEIVISVILRHIRFDIET, from the exons ATGGGGGTCGTGGAAGAGGCGCATAACGTGCGGGTGGTGGGCAGCGGTGAGCGCACCATCGTGCTCGCACACGGCTTCGGCACCGACCAATCGGTGTGGAAGCACCTCGTGCCGCACCTCGTCAATGAGTACCGCGTCGTCCTCTTCGATAACATGGGCGCCGGCCCGACCAACCCCGACTACTTCGACTTCGAGCGCTACGCAAGTCTCCAGGGCTACGTACTCGATTTGCTCGCCATTTTTGAGGAGCTTGTCATCACCTCTCCCGTCATCTACGTTGGCCACTCCGTCTCCGGCGCCATAGGTCTTATCGCCTCAATTCATCGCCCTGACCTCTTCTCTAAGATCGTCCTCATCTCCGCCTCGCCAAG GTACATCAATGATGTCGATTACTACGGAGGGTTTGACCAAGAAGAACTGGACCAGCTTTTCGATGCCATGAAGCAGAACTACAAGTCCTGGGCATCCGGGTGGGCACCACTCTGCGTCGGAGGAGACATGGAATCGGTGGCAGTCCAGGAATTTAGCCGCACACTCTTCAACATCCGTCCCGACATAGCTCTGAGTGTGGCTCAAACCATATTTCAGTCTGACTTGAGAGGCATTTTGGGTCTCGTCTCGGTACCATGCCACATCCTTCAGAGCACCAAGGACCTCGCAGTCCCCATTGTGATCTCCGAATACTTACACAAGCATCTCGGAGGTGATTCTATTGTTGAGGTCATGCCTTCCGACGGCCATCTCCCGCAGCTGAGCTCTCCCGAGATCGTTATTTCTGTTATCCTTAGGCACATTCGTTTCGATATTGAAACTTGA
- the LOC120274964 gene encoding zinc finger protein ZAT10-like: MYAKCKSSYFANQEEYLAYCLVMLAKSDEAHLRPPPPPPKLAFKCSVCGKEFSSYQALGGHKSSHRGPTDGHESRIVNSSISGTSLSLSGGSRVSGGDKGHKCSICYRSFASGQALGGHKRCHYWESSTTSSSSAGIKGFDLNLPPLPEFGGVRSWIMGEEEEVQSPSPFKKPRLVVS; the protein is encoded by the coding sequence ATGTATGCAAAGTGCAAGAGCTCATACTTTGCAAATCAAGAAGAGTATCTTGCTTACTGCCTTGTTATGCTTGCTAAAAGTGATGAAGCTCATCTAAGACCACCTCCACCACCTCCAAAGCTTGCTTTCAAGTGTTCGGTTTGTGGTAAAGAGTTTTCTTCTTACCAAGCTTTAGGTGGACATAAGTCTAGTCACCGGGGACCGACCGATGGCCATGAAAGCCGAATTGTTAATTCTTCTATTAGTGGTACATCTTTGTCTTTGTCCGGTGGCTCCAGAGTTTCCGGTGGTGATAAAGGTCATAAGTGTAGTATTTGTTACCGGAGTTTCGCCTCCGGGCAAGCTCTTGGAGGGCATAAGAGATGTCATTATTGGGAGAGTTCGACGACATCATCATCGTCGGCCGGAATAAAAGGTTTTGATCTTAACTTGCCTCCATTGCCGGAGTTTGGAGGTGTGAGGAGTTGGATCatgggggaggaggaggaggtgcaAAGCCCTTCTCCTTTTAAGAAGCCAAGGCTTGTAGTTTCATGA